The Flavobacteriales bacterium genome includes the window TCGCTCAGTGATTTGAACCCACCGTCGGTTAAGCCGAACTGCTGTCCGAACAGTCCCAGTTCCTTGTTCCTTTCGAAAAAGATCTGGTCGTAGGTATAATCCGAGTTTCCGTGCATACCCAGACTGAACCTGCTTGGGGATTGGAGATTCTCAAAGAGGAATGAACCGGCGAATACACGAACATCTATCCCCTTGTTCTTTTTTCTGAAACTGATCCGGTATTTTCCTTCAGCCATGGTGCGACCGAATTCACCGTCTGCATCGCTGTTCCCATATTGGTAAGTGAAGTTTAGGGAGAACGGGTTGATGGGCCGCTTGTTCTTCAGGTGATAGGAGCACTCCTGGATGTAATAGTGGAGGTCTTTGTCGTATTGGTAGGATTTACTATCGCTTTGGAAGATGGATTGGTTTTCGATGATCGTGATCGATCGGAATACAATCCGCTGGTCCAGGGGTGAACTGGCTTGAGATTTCTTAAAATTGAATTCTACAGAGGGAACCATTTTAAAGTGGTTTAAAACAATAGGGTTCCGGCTGTGTGCAAACATGGAAGCATCCATGCGATAACGGACCGACTGGAAAAAATCCCTTAATGGATAGGTGTGATAATTCAGTGAAATGCCACCGGCAGGGGATTCGGTGCCGAAAGCAAACATGGGTGCTGCCAGCCATTCGAATTTCTTCTGTGGCGCTACGCTGTTATACAATGCCACACCTACCATACCACCGTTGTATGCATTCCAGCCAAGGAGGTAGGTATAGTAAAGCTCAGTCTTGTATGGATTCTCTATACCGGCCAAAAAACGAAGCTCGAGGTGTTCCGTTTTTTTGAACAGTCCGTTTAATTTCAAACTGTTGTTATTCCGACGTACCTCAGGCATACGTTCTTCCCCGTCTACGCGGAAAATCGTAGCGCCACTCTGGGGGATGTCCAGCTCCATTTTACCCTCAAATCCCGGAAACCATTTGGTAAAGAGAACAGAGTCGTTCAATAGCCCTGTAATGGCTACCGGGCCTTTGATCTCTCCCTTGTTCTTAACCGTTATGTGGTCTGCATGGTATGAAAGTGAAACCGGTTTGTAGTCCAGCCAATCCGAGGAATTGATCAGCCCATCAAAAAACCAGTCAAGATTTTCCCCGAGGGAGGTTTCCATGATCTTGCGCAGATCATCCGGTTGCGGATGTTTGAACTTCCAGGCTTCAAAGTAGGCCTGCATAGCCTTATCCATCTTCTCCTCTCCGACATAGGCCATCAGGTAATCAAAGGTCAGTGCAGTCTTACCGTAGACCACACCTGCATATGAGATCTGGGGAAAGTCTTCAGCCGGTGTGTCCGTGGGAGGATCCATACGCCGGCGGGCATCGATCAGGTAGGTCAACCATTTTTCAGAACGGTTGGTCAGGTTGCCGAGACCGGCCTTTTCAGCCAGCTTTGCCATTCTTCCTTCAAAGAGTGGCTTATCACCGTAACGCTGGCGGATATATCTGAGTTCGTTAAAGGAGTTGATCCCTTCATCCATCCAGGGGTGGATACGTTCATTGCTTCCGAGTATCCCATAGAACCAGTTATGTCCCACTTCGTGGGCAATCACCGTTTCCAATTCCATTGCTGAACCGGATTTACCGATCACTGTCACGTTCGGATACTCCATTCCTCCTCCTGCGCTGAGTGCACCGTCGACTGCGGTGGCCTGGTTGTAGGGGTAGTCTCCATTCCATAAAGAGTAATAGTAGATGGAAGAATCCATATAGGTGATAGCATCCTTCCAGAGCGGGGCTTGTTCATTGGTGAACAACACCCACGTTCCCACTTTTCTGTCTGAGTGGGGCAGTTTCACCTCACCGTGAAGTACGTTATATCTTTTATCTGCGAACCATGCAAAGTCATGCACTTGCTTTTGGGTGAATCGCAATACTTTCCGTTGGGGATCACTGGGAGGGAAGGTCATCACCTTTCCGAATTCCTGCTTCCGGCTTGCTGAAAGCGCTTTGTCTGCCATCCAGCGCATCTCTTCCGGGTTATCCTGAAGGTCACCGGTGGCACCAACCACATAGTTCTTCGGTAGCTCAATGGATACATCATACGATCCGAACTCGGAATAAAATTCCCCCTGGTTCAGGTAGGGCATGGGATGCCACCCGTCACGGTCGTATACCGCAGGTTTGGGATACCATTGGGTGATCTGGTATTGCTGATCGATATGGCCCAGGCGTGAAAATATGCCTAGTGGGATTTTCACCCGAAAGGGCGTGCTTACTTCAATGCGCCCTCCCGGTAAAAGAGGGGTTGGCAATTGCACAATGGCAATGTCGATGTGTTTGCGATGGTACTTCCATGAAGCTGATTGTCCGTTCACTTTAAAGTCAAGGCTATCGATATAACCACGGTCCTTCTGGGAGGATTCGTAGAACTTGGTATTGTTGGAATTGATCAGCTGGCGTGCAAGGGCGGTGTGATCATTCTTATAGGCGTTGGGCCATAAATGAATGTAGAGTTTCTTCAGGGTGTCGGGTGAGTTGTTTATGTATTCAAACGACTCAAACGCATGAAGGAAGTGTTCCCGGTCATCAAGCCGGACATTGATCTTGTAATTGACTTCCTGTTGAAAATATTGCTGTGCCTGCATAGGAGACAGCATCAATGCGTAAACGGCAAGAAGAATTAATAACCGTAAACGGAAGGGATAAAGTGTGCTTGCCATGGTAAATGATCAACCCAGTATTTCTGCAATCTTTTTTTCGAGGAGTTCTCCCCTCAGGTTCCGGGCGATGATGTTCCCTTCCTGGTCAATTAATACCGTTGCAGGGATGGAGTTGACTCCGTAAACTTTTAAAATGGGGGACGACCAGAAGGCGAGATCGCTGACATGAATCCAGGTCAGGTTGTCATCCTGAATAGCCTTTTCCCAGGCAGCTTTTGTTCTGTCCAGGGATACGGCATAGATCTCAAACCCTTTGTTCTTGTACTTGTTGTAAACCTTTACCACATTGGGGTTTTCCGCTCTGCACGGGCGACACCAGGATGCCCAGAAGTCTATGAGGACCACTTTGCCCCGCAGTGAAGACAACGATACCGGCTTACCGTTCGGGTTGTTCAGCGTGATATCCGGTGCAGCGCTTCCGGGGGCCAGTTTCGCTTCCATTTCCTGTTGTGCTTTCTCCTGGGCGATCTGCGCCTTCATGTTTTCCACACGTAATTGCAGGGTCTGAACATGTTTAGACTGGGGATAAACACCGTTAAGTGTTGTACTTACCTTTTCAAAATAGGGCAGATCCTGCTCACTGCTCTGGTCAAATACCATGGTTCTGCCTATCCGTTGATACAAGGCGATAATGCAAGCCATGGATTGCGGGTTGTTTTGAATGAACTCTACGGTGTATTTGCGTGCGGATTCCACCATCTTCTGGAATTCCATATCCAGCTGAGTCTTCACGGTATTGAATTCCGGACCGCCCTGGGCACGTTGAAAGATTTGTGAAAGAGAATCAATGCGCATACTCTGGCCAACCGAAAAGGCCGTGATATCCGCAACTTTTGCCGAACCTTCCGAACCCTCCACTTTGTATGTCTTTAAAAGTTGATTCAGGTCCCCGGTGATGTTAAGCTCTTCCGTACTGTCCGTCAACAGGGTGATCACACGACTTCTGTCATTGCCGAACTTCAGCAGGTAAAAACCCATTTCAGGAACCCGTGTTTTGAAAGAGAATTTTCCTGATGCTTCAACTATGGTGGAATCCAGCAGGAAGGTAGTATTCGGCAGGAGTTCTTCCAGATATACCATTTCTCCGTTGGTGTTTGTGAGCTGACCACTTATGGTAGTACCGTTTTTGTCACTGCATCCGAAGAAAGACAAAGCGGTAAGGATCAGAAGCACCGATATATTTCGTGTCATATAGAATGAATTGTAGTTTGCCTGAGGGGCCAAAGATACAGTTCTTTGGGTGAAGATGAAATGGGCGGTTTTGATCCCTAAGGCACGCGAACCACACGGCGGGTAGCACTCAGGCCGTCATGGCGGATGGTCAGCAGATACATGCCTGCAGGGAGTTGGGCCATATCGATATGATTGCCCTGAATCATTCCGTTTGAGATGGTTTTTCCTGCCAGGTCCGCAAGAATGAAATCGGCTGTTTTATTTCCATTCCCCGGAAGACGGATGTACAACCTGTCGGTAAACGGATTGGGGTAACATTCCATTGAAAGCTGATTTTGTTCAGGAACGGAGGTTGTCAGTGCCTGGGAAACGTCCAATACGAAAAGACCATACTGCATGTCCGATACCAGAACGATGCCGGAAGGCAGGAAGGGATAACATCCCCATGCGCCACGGTAGGAGTCGTGATCGGAGGGTGCATACGTTTTATAGTAACCCACTTTGACCGGTTGTGCCGGATCGGCGATATTGAACATCTGAAAGCCGTCGTGATAGTACGATGCGTACACATAATTTCCTTTGATCAAAGGATTGTGGGCCACGGAATTCGTATCCACATGCGATCCGAATGTGCTGAGTACCTTGATGTCCATCGGGTCCTGTACGTCAAGCATTTTCATGTCCAGGCCATGGGTCTCATCCGCCATCACGTAGTATTTTCCATTTTCAGTCAGCCATCCTGAGTGGTTATAGCCCTTGTCAGGGTAAAATTCCAGGGTTCCCAATGACATCACATTGGCCGTATCCCCAAAATCGATCATGTGAAAACCTTTGCCTCCGTTGTGTACATAACCCGTGTCGTTCTTAACAAAAATGTCATGGACGGTGCCTATGTCCGGGTATTCCAGGATCAGTTCCGGTTGGAGGGGATTGGCGAGGGAATAAACTTCCAGGCCGTTATAGCCGCGGGCTACGGAATAAACAGAGCACACATAGAGGCGTGCGGTGGCCGAGTCGATGAAGATGTTGTGGGAACGTTTGAACAGGGCCTGAGAATCATACACCACATGAACGCTATCCGGAAGATAGGACAGGTCGGCAATCTGAAGTGAACTTTCACCTTCGTCGCTTA containing:
- a CDS encoding M1 family metallopeptidase codes for the protein MASTLYPFRLRLLILLAVYALMLSPMQAQQYFQQEVNYKINVRLDDREHFLHAFESFEYINNSPDTLKKLYIHLWPNAYKNDHTALARQLINSNNTKFYESSQKDRGYIDSLDFKVNGQSASWKYHRKHIDIAIVQLPTPLLPGGRIEVSTPFRVKIPLGIFSRLGHIDQQYQITQWYPKPAVYDRDGWHPMPYLNQGEFYSEFGSYDVSIELPKNYVVGATGDLQDNPEEMRWMADKALSASRKQEFGKVMTFPPSDPQRKVLRFTQKQVHDFAWFADKRYNVLHGEVKLPHSDRKVGTWVLFTNEQAPLWKDAITYMDSSIYYYSLWNGDYPYNQATAVDGALSAGGGMEYPNVTVIGKSGSAMELETVIAHEVGHNWFYGILGSNERIHPWMDEGINSFNELRYIRQRYGDKPLFEGRMAKLAEKAGLGNLTNRSEKWLTYLIDARRRMDPPTDTPAEDFPQISYAGVVYGKTALTFDYLMAYVGEEKMDKAMQAYFEAWKFKHPQPDDLRKIMETSLGENLDWFFDGLINSSDWLDYKPVSLSYHADHITVKNKGEIKGPVAITGLLNDSVLFTKWFPGFEGKMELDIPQSGATIFRVDGEERMPEVRRNNNSLKLNGLFKKTEHLELRFLAGIENPYKTELYYTYLLGWNAYNGGMVGVALYNSVAPQKKFEWLAAPMFAFGTESPAGGISLNYHTYPLRDFFQSVRYRMDASMFAHSRNPIVLNHFKMVPSVEFNFKKSQASSPLDQRIVFRSITIIENQSIFQSDSKSYQYDKDLHYYIQECSYHLKNKRPINPFSLNFTYQYGNSDADGEFGRTMAEGKYRISFRKKNKGIDVRVFAGSFLFENLQSPSRFSLGMHGNSDYTYDQIFFERNKELGLFGQQFGLTDGGFKSLSDIPGNLNWLHSMNVMISLPGKLPLWLYGDIGSSAGQKEYAYDAGVALRVVPDILEIYFPITTSVDLSNLPYKQRITYLFNIHKLNPFEALRKLSL
- a CDS encoding AhpC/TSA family protein; translated protein: MTRNISVLLILTALSFFGCSDKNGTTISGQLTNTNGEMVYLEELLPNTTFLLDSTIVEASGKFSFKTRVPEMGFYLLKFGNDRSRVITLLTDSTEELNITGDLNQLLKTYKVEGSEGSAKVADITAFSVGQSMRIDSLSQIFQRAQGGPEFNTVKTQLDMEFQKMVESARKYTVEFIQNNPQSMACIIALYQRIGRTMVFDQSSEQDLPYFEKVSTTLNGVYPQSKHVQTLQLRVENMKAQIAQEKAQQEMEAKLAPGSAAPDITLNNPNGKPVSLSSLRGKVVLIDFWASWCRPCRAENPNVVKVYNKYKNKGFEIYAVSLDRTKAAWEKAIQDDNLTWIHVSDLAFWSSPILKVYGVNSIPATVLIDQEGNIIARNLRGELLEKKIAEILG
- a CDS encoding choice-of-anchor B family protein produces the protein MRIFCVCLIIFCTATGIQAQVDSNVTMLYHWMDTTIKGTTAYNNAYNEIWGITEGDREYAIIGSTEGTHIFDVTDPQNSVLVDFVQGRDHGQHIIHRDYHDYKGYLYMVSDEGESSLQIADLSYLPDSVHVVYDSQALFKRSHNIFIDSATARLYVCSVYSVARGYNGLEVYSLANPLQPELILEYPDIGTVHDIFVKNDTGYVHNGGKGFHMIDFGDTANVMSLGTLEFYPDKGYNHSGWLTENGKYYVMADETHGLDMKMLDVQDPMDIKVLSTFGSHVDTNSVAHNPLIKGNYVYASYYHDGFQMFNIADPAQPVKVGYYKTYAPSDHDSYRGAWGCYPFLPSGIVLVSDMQYGLFVLDVSQALTTSVPEQNQLSMECYPNPFTDRLYIRLPGNGNKTADFILADLAGKTISNGMIQGNHIDMAQLPAGMYLLTIRHDGLSATRRVVRVP